From Domibacillus sp. DTU_2020_1001157_1_SI_ALB_TIR_016, a single genomic window includes:
- a CDS encoding hemolysin family protein: MEIVNLLGIALLIALTAFFVAAEFAIVKMRASRVDQLVAEGKPGAMAAKRVTTRLDEYLSACQLGITITALGLGWIGEPTVEKLLHPLFERFELASSLAAVLSFILAFTIVTFLHVVVGELAPKTVAIQKAEEVTLALAVPLIWFYRIMYPFIWTLNGSARFVTGLFGLKMASEHDEVHTEEEWRMLLSESYKSGEINQTELKYVNNIFEFDERLAKEIMVPRTEMVSLSIDDTLDDVLAIIREEKYTRYPVIDGDKDNVIGMVNFKEILSVAVKGKPLPKVQPLRQFVKPVIRVFENMLIHDLLVKMQKEQTHMAILIDEYGGTSGLVTVEDILEEIVGEIRDEYDTDEIPEVRKVNDSHYLFSAKVLISEVNALLGTELNDEDVDTLGGWFLTEKIDTSLHDMLEEEDWVFTIIEMEDHHILYIEAKKRT, encoded by the coding sequence TTGGAGATTGTGAATTTATTGGGCATTGCTTTATTAATCGCCCTCACTGCTTTTTTCGTAGCTGCGGAATTTGCTATTGTAAAAATGAGAGCTTCACGCGTCGATCAGCTTGTAGCGGAAGGAAAACCGGGTGCTATGGCAGCGAAACGCGTTACAACCCGTTTAGATGAGTATTTATCTGCCTGCCAGCTCGGCATTACCATTACGGCACTCGGGCTTGGCTGGATTGGCGAACCGACGGTGGAAAAGCTTCTTCATCCGCTGTTTGAGCGTTTTGAGCTTGCTTCTTCTCTCGCTGCAGTTTTGTCATTTATCCTTGCTTTTACCATTGTTACGTTTCTTCATGTTGTAGTGGGCGAGCTGGCGCCTAAAACAGTCGCTATCCAAAAAGCGGAGGAAGTCACGCTGGCGCTTGCCGTCCCGCTTATATGGTTTTACCGTATTATGTATCCATTTATATGGACGCTCAACGGCTCTGCACGGTTTGTGACCGGATTGTTCGGGCTGAAAATGGCATCTGAACATGATGAGGTTCATACAGAGGAAGAATGGCGGATGCTGCTTTCTGAAAGTTACAAAAGCGGCGAAATCAATCAAACCGAACTGAAGTATGTAAATAATATTTTTGAATTTGATGAGCGCCTTGCAAAAGAAATTATGGTGCCGCGCACAGAAATGGTCAGCTTATCGATTGATGATACACTCGATGATGTTCTGGCTATTATCAGAGAAGAAAAATATACGCGGTATCCCGTTATTGACGGAGACAAAGACAATGTAATCGGCATGGTGAACTTCAAAGAAATTTTAAGCGTCGCCGTAAAAGGCAAGCCGCTTCCTAAAGTACAGCCGCTACGTCAATTTGTAAAACCCGTGATTCGCGTGTTTGAAAACATGCTGATTCATGACCTGCTTGTGAAAATGCAGAAAGAGCAGACACATATGGCAATCTTAATTGATGAATATGGCGGTACATCAGGTCTTGTAACGGTAGAAGACATTTTAGAAGAAATTGTCGGGGAAATTCGTGACGAATATGATACAGATGAAATTCCCGAAGTACGAAAAGTGAATGACAGCCATTATCTATTCAGCGCAAAAGTATTAATAAGTGAAGTAAATGCCCTGCTTGGCACCGAGTTAAATGATGAAGATGTCGATACGCTCGGCGGCTGGTTTTTAACAGAAAAAATTGATACATCCCTTCATGACATGCTCGAAGAAGAGGACTGGGTATTTACGATTATCGAAATGGAAGATCATCATATTTTATATATTGAAGCGAAAAAGCGCACATAA
- the thiW gene encoding energy coupling factor transporter S component ThiW → MFTPKKMAVMSLLAAIGVLGATFIWFPAGAAKAFPVQHAINVLAAILLGPGPAVIIAFLIAAVRNLLGLGTILAFPGSMIGAVLAGYAYQKWKKPSLAAVGEIAGTGVIASLVAVPIANLFLGMKAAAFAFMPAFLISSVTGAVLGLLLAVRLKKTRMFQRKDHF, encoded by the coding sequence TTGTTTACCCCTAAAAAAATGGCGGTAATGTCTCTCCTGGCCGCAATTGGCGTTCTCGGCGCCACTTTTATCTGGTTTCCGGCAGGGGCGGCGAAAGCCTTTCCCGTCCAGCATGCCATCAATGTGCTGGCGGCCATTTTGCTCGGTCCCGGCCCGGCAGTCATCATCGCTTTTTTAATTGCAGCTGTTCGTAATCTATTAGGGCTTGGAACGATTCTCGCTTTTCCAGGCAGTATGATTGGTGCCGTTTTGGCCGGGTATGCTTATCAAAAATGGAAGAAGCCTTCTCTTGCCGCAGTGGGAGAAATAGCAGGAACCGGCGTGATCGCTTCGCTTGTAGCTGTACCGATCGCCAACTTATTTCTCGGTATGAAAGCAGCCGCATTTGCCTTTATGCCGGCATTTCTCATCAGCAGCGTGACAGGGGCCGTGCTTGGTCTTCTCCTGGCCGTCCGCTTGAAAAAAACAAGAATGTTTCAACGAAAGGATCATTTCTAA
- a CDS encoding AAA family ATPase, whose protein sequence is MLTRPGLWWKAAIAFSLLIAAVVFLYVRDTNQATVVPFSSVESIIQKENGKVVELEEHPDGKLHISTQNGEFTSYISPGSDAVDQLNKTYNIRYEYVKANPYESWIIVLVLLTASAIGFYIYRKKGGGMGVAHSMKNSLSQARPLPDITLNDVGGLADEMKEDILQTLSILKERDLSTRLGLEPPRGILLYGPPGTGKTLLAQAIAREIGASFFSSSGSAFTELFVGVGASRVRSLFTEARKQKPAVIFIDEVDALAGRRKTHGGEEGEKTLTELLVQLDGGLDNDGILFIAATNRRDMLDEAFLRPGRIDFSFHVTLPDAKGRKEIIDIHAKGRKLTDNAAAMLQDLAESTVGFSGAELSALFETASRNAIRSGRDTIGKEDFDYALDRTILGTTTRPLADPATKRRVAIHEAGHALVAALTKPGSVRKATIIPRGQALGYVAPVPKELHLSTASELIDQVAMILSGGVAERLYLGEHSIGVSGDVQQAKQILERMVDTGIFQDRFSLTFRQADKETKMNELFEVALERSQTLIEENREAFERLVEDLMTKETLEGTEIEMLIYQH, encoded by the coding sequence ATGTTAACACGTCCCGGACTGTGGTGGAAAGCAGCGATTGCTTTTTCGCTGCTCATAGCGGCCGTTGTATTTTTATATGTACGGGATACGAATCAAGCGACTGTCGTTCCGTTTTCATCGGTTGAATCTATTATTCAAAAAGAAAACGGAAAAGTAGTTGAGCTAGAGGAGCATCCCGACGGCAAGCTGCATATTTCCACACAAAACGGCGAGTTTACTTCTTATATTTCTCCGGGAAGCGATGCGGTTGACCAATTGAACAAAACATACAATATTCGCTATGAATATGTAAAAGCCAATCCATATGAAAGCTGGATTATTGTACTTGTTCTGTTAACAGCATCAGCCATTGGGTTTTACATTTACCGAAAAAAAGGCGGGGGAATGGGTGTGGCTCACTCGATGAAAAACAGCCTTTCACAGGCCCGCCCCCTTCCAGATATTACGCTTAATGATGTTGGCGGTCTTGCCGATGAGATGAAGGAAGATATTCTGCAGACGCTGTCGATTTTAAAAGAAAGAGATTTGTCTACCCGTCTGGGTCTTGAACCGCCGCGCGGTATTCTTCTATACGGCCCGCCGGGAACAGGAAAAACGCTGCTCGCTCAGGCTATTGCCCGTGAAATTGGCGCTTCTTTCTTTTCATCAAGCGGTTCTGCTTTTACAGAGCTGTTCGTCGGTGTTGGTGCATCGCGTGTGCGCAGCTTGTTTACAGAAGCACGCAAACAAAAACCAGCTGTTATTTTTATTGATGAAGTTGACGCATTAGCCGGGCGCCGGAAAACACACGGCGGCGAGGAAGGCGAAAAAACACTGACCGAGCTGCTGGTCCAGCTTGACGGCGGCCTTGACAATGATGGCATTCTTTTTATCGCTGCGACAAACCGGCGCGACATGCTTGATGAAGCCTTTCTCCGCCCCGGCCGTATTGATTTCTCGTTCCATGTGACTTTGCCGGATGCAAAAGGACGGAAAGAAATTATTGATATTCACGCTAAAGGAAGAAAATTAACCGACAACGCCGCCGCCATGCTTCAGGATCTGGCAGAGTCTACCGTCGGCTTTTCCGGAGCTGAATTGTCAGCGCTGTTTGAAACGGCAAGCCGCAATGCTATTCGAAGCGGGCGTGATACGATTGGAAAAGAAGATTTTGACTATGCGCTCGACCGAACCATTCTGGGCACAACAACACGGCCGCTTGCAGACCCTGCTACAAAGCGGCGTGTCGCGATTCATGAAGCCGGCCATGCCCTAGTAGCTGCTCTCACGAAGCCCGGCTCTGTCCGCAAGGCTACGATCATTCCGCGTGGACAAGCGCTTGGTTATGTTGCTCCTGTGCCGAAAGAGCTTCATTTATCAACGGCCAGCGAATTGATTGACCAGGTGGCTATGATTCTTTCAGGCGGGGTAGCAGAGCGCCTTTACCTTGGTGAGCATTCAATTGGCGTAAGCGGTGATGTTCAGCAGGCAAAACAGATCTTAGAACGCATGGTAGATACCGGTATTTTCCAGGATCGTTTTTCCCTGACATTCCGTCAGGCAGACAAGGAAACAAAAATGAATGAGCTGTTTGAAGTCGCACTCGAACGGTCCCAAACATTAATTGAGGAAAACCGCGAGGCATTCGAACGGCTCGTAGAAGATTTAATGACCAAAGAAACGCTTGAAGGCACAGAAATCGAAATGCTTATTTACCAGCACTAA
- a CDS encoding amino acid ABC transporter permease produces the protein MDFRFDIITDYMPFFLQGLKVTLGVSLAGVLAGLVLGLFIALGKMSTNRWIRLPFNIYINIFRGTPLLVQLLIIHFGIVPLFMSPSNPVVSLVIGLSLNAAAYIAEIFRAGIQSIDKGQMEAARSLGMTRVQAMKLVILPQAFKRVIPPLGNEFIVLLKESSLGSVLAAPELMYWGRAAAGQYIRVWEPYLTVALIYLVLTLSLTYLMNYVERRLSTDDKR, from the coding sequence ATGGATTTTCGTTTTGATATTATCACAGATTATATGCCGTTTTTTCTGCAGGGCTTAAAAGTCACGCTCGGTGTTTCCCTTGCCGGTGTGCTGGCCGGGCTTGTACTCGGGCTTTTTATCGCGCTCGGAAAAATGTCAACTAATAGATGGATTCGTCTTCCCTTTAATATTTATATTAATATTTTCCGGGGAACACCGCTTCTTGTTCAGCTATTAATTATTCATTTTGGGATAGTACCGTTGTTTATGTCGCCTTCTAACCCCGTTGTATCTCTTGTGATTGGATTGTCTCTGAATGCGGCAGCATATATTGCGGAAATTTTCCGGGCAGGTATTCAATCTATTGATAAAGGGCAGATGGAAGCTGCGCGCTCTCTTGGGATGACGCGCGTGCAGGCGATGAAACTTGTTATTTTGCCGCAGGCGTTCAAGCGTGTAATTCCGCCGCTCGGCAATGAATTTATCGTGTTACTAAAAGAATCTTCACTTGGTTCGGTGCTGGCTGCGCCTGAACTGATGTATTGGGGCCGTGCTGCGGCAGGCCAGTATATTCGTGTATGGGAGCCGTACCTGACCGTTGCACTTATTTATCTTGTACTGACACTGTCACTTACCTACTTGATGAATTATGTTGAAAGGAGATTAAGCACTGATGATAAGCGTTAA
- the thiM gene encoding hydroxyethylthiazole kinase, whose protein sequence is MNNHDAAQLLQKVRAEKPLIHNLTNTVVTNFTANGLLALGASPVMADAVEEAADMARIASAVVLNIGTLSASKVEAMILAGKAANEKGIPVLFDPVGAGATPFRTESAKRILSEVKVDVLRGNAGEVAVLCGRSVEVKGVDGGGNEDVRKLAREAAELLNLTCVITGKEDSVFGEEAYAIQNGHPILTRVTGTGCLLGAVIASFCAVEKNYAKAAAAALSFYGVAAERAAAAPGADGPGTFAAGFINQLYQTSSQDIIENGKVEVL, encoded by the coding sequence ATGAATAATCACGATGCAGCTCAGCTGCTCCAAAAAGTAAGAGCGGAAAAGCCGCTTATTCACAATTTAACCAACACTGTTGTGACAAACTTTACGGCAAACGGCCTGCTTGCACTGGGTGCTTCCCCGGTTATGGCTGATGCCGTGGAAGAAGCAGCAGATATGGCCCGTATTGCGTCTGCCGTTGTCCTCAATATCGGTACACTTTCAGCTTCTAAGGTAGAAGCCATGATTTTAGCAGGGAAAGCAGCGAATGAAAAAGGGATTCCTGTTTTGTTTGATCCCGTTGGGGCAGGAGCCACTCCATTTCGCACAGAAAGCGCCAAGCGCATTTTATCAGAGGTAAAAGTGGATGTACTGCGCGGGAATGCAGGAGAAGTTGCCGTGCTGTGCGGACGGTCCGTTGAAGTAAAAGGAGTAGACGGCGGCGGAAATGAAGATGTGCGCAAACTGGCAAGGGAAGCAGCCGAACTGCTGAACCTTACTTGTGTGATTACCGGCAAGGAAGACAGTGTGTTTGGGGAAGAAGCATATGCCATTCAAAACGGCCATCCTATTTTAACGCGCGTTACAGGGACAGGCTGTCTTCTTGGGGCTGTAATTGCTTCTTTCTGCGCGGTTGAAAAAAACTACGCAAAAGCAGCTGCAGCAGCGCTGTCCTTTTATGGTGTGGCTGCGGAACGTGCTGCCGCTGCGCCGGGTGCAGACGGACCGGGTACGTTTGCTGCCGGGTTTATCAATCAACTTTATCAAACAAGCAGCCAGGACATAATCGAAAACGGAAAAGTAGAGGTGCTTTAA
- a CDS encoding IMEF encapsulin system ferritin-like cargo protein: MKEELSEFYDIFTGTKKDIESFMAILDPVINNAKDDHERLYYHHIFEEEEQRLSRLAELIPLIETFQAGRGGEFTPSNNTFNRLLQELNLEKFGLHNFVEHLDLALFQFKDAERQAKLSQMRESNYKSYQFVKEKLAGINKRFDTGYTDPHAHHDEHGDHLNHHAHSDHHSHVRTSAALTAKPAGPKRTFTVGSLISK, from the coding sequence GTGAAGGAAGAATTAAGTGAATTTTATGATATCTTTACCGGCACTAAAAAAGATATTGAAAGTTTTATGGCAATACTCGATCCGGTTATTAACAATGCAAAAGATGACCACGAGCGGCTGTATTATCACCATATTTTTGAAGAAGAGGAACAGCGGCTTTCCAGGCTTGCCGAGTTGATCCCGCTGATTGAAACCTTTCAGGCCGGGCGGGGAGGCGAGTTCACACCGTCCAACAATACGTTCAACCGGCTGCTGCAGGAATTGAACCTTGAAAAGTTTGGCCTGCATAACTTTGTGGAGCATCTTGATCTTGCTCTTTTTCAATTTAAAGATGCGGAGCGCCAGGCCAAGCTGTCCCAAATGCGCGAATCCAATTATAAAAGTTATCAGTTTGTAAAAGAAAAGCTTGCCGGCATTAATAAACGCTTTGACACAGGATACACAGACCCGCATGCGCATCATGACGAGCATGGCGATCATTTAAACCATCATGCACACAGCGACCATCATTCCCATGTGCGTACATCGGCGGCGCTTACGGCAAAACCGGCAGGACCAAAGCGGACATTTACAGTAGGGTCCCTTATTTCAAAGTAG
- a CDS encoding nicotinate phosphoribosyltransferase, whose protein sequence is MSRYEDDSLALHTDLYQINMAETYWHDGIHTKKAVFELYFRKLPFGNGYGVFAGLEKIIDYLENFHFSESDIDYLRDIGYKEDFLAYLKNMRFTGTLKSMQEGELVFANEPILRIEAPLAEAQIVETALLNIVNYQTLIATKASRIKQVLGDETAMEFGSRRAHEMDAAVWGTRAAYIGGFDATSNVRAGKLFGIPVSGTHAHALVQTYKDEYTAFRKYAERHRDCVFLVDTYDTLKSGMPAAIRAAKELGDQIRFVGVRLDSGDMAYLSKEARKMLDESGFPKAHIVASNDLDEYTIMNLKAEGAKIDVWGIGTKVITAYDQAALGAVYKLVSIEDDNGRMTDTIKLSANPEKVTTPGLKRVYRIINKLNGKAEGDYIAMEHEDPQHAERLKMFHPVHTFVSKFVTNFEARELHEPIFINGTRVYDLPDIHTIRSRTADNLSLLWSEYKRALNPEEYPVDLSQACWDNKMKNIEAVKAQPQEQL, encoded by the coding sequence ATGTCACGATATGAAGACGACAGCCTTGCCTTGCATACCGACCTTTATCAGATTAATATGGCCGAAACGTACTGGCATGATGGCATCCATACAAAAAAAGCCGTATTTGAATTATATTTTCGCAAGCTTCCATTCGGAAACGGATACGGTGTTTTTGCCGGATTAGAAAAAATTATCGATTACTTGGAGAATTTTCATTTTTCAGAGAGCGATATCGACTATTTGCGCGATATCGGCTACAAGGAAGATTTTTTAGCTTATTTAAAAAACATGAGGTTTACAGGCACGTTAAAAAGTATGCAGGAAGGTGAGCTTGTCTTTGCAAACGAACCGATTCTGCGTATTGAAGCGCCGCTGGCGGAAGCTCAAATTGTCGAAACCGCCCTGCTTAATATTGTGAACTATCAGACATTGATCGCCACGAAAGCATCTCGGATTAAACAGGTGCTTGGCGACGAAACGGCAATGGAATTTGGCTCGCGCCGGGCGCACGAGATGGATGCAGCAGTATGGGGAACGCGGGCTGCTTATATCGGCGGTTTTGACGCAACAAGCAATGTCCGGGCAGGGAAGCTGTTTGGCATTCCTGTTTCCGGTACGCACGCCCATGCACTTGTGCAAACGTACAAAGATGAATACACAGCTTTTCGCAAATATGCAGAACGGCATCGTGACTGTGTGTTTCTCGTAGATACTTATGACACGCTCAAGTCTGGTATGCCGGCAGCGATACGGGCTGCAAAAGAGCTGGGAGACCAGATTCGCTTCGTTGGTGTCCGCCTCGACAGCGGCGATATGGCTTATCTTTCCAAGGAAGCACGTAAAATGCTTGATGAATCAGGGTTTCCAAAAGCGCATATTGTGGCGTCCAATGATCTGGATGAATACACAATTATGAACTTAAAAGCAGAAGGTGCCAAAATTGATGTATGGGGTATCGGTACAAAGGTGATTACCGCGTATGACCAAGCTGCTCTTGGCGCCGTTTATAAATTGGTGTCGATTGAAGATGACAACGGAAGGATGACGGATACGATCAAGCTGTCAGCCAATCCAGAAAAAGTGACAACACCTGGATTAAAACGCGTGTACCGCATTATCAATAAGCTGAATGGCAAAGCGGAAGGGGATTATATTGCGATGGAACATGAAGATCCACAGCATGCCGAGCGGCTGAAAATGTTTCATCCTGTACACACCTTTGTCAGCAAATTTGTGACCAATTTTGAAGCGCGCGAACTGCATGAACCGATTTTCATCAACGGCACGCGTGTATATGACCTGCCCGATATCCACACGATCCGGAGCCGGACGGCGGATAACCTGTCGCTATTATGGAGCGAATACAAGCGGGCGCTTAATCCGGAAGAATATCCGGTCGATTTAAGCCAGGCCTGCTGGGATAATAAAATGAAAAATATTGAAGCCGTTAAAGCGCAGCCGCAGGAGCAGCTGTAA
- a CDS encoding peptidylprolyl isomerase, with protein sequence MAKKGYIQMKDGAKIEFDLFPEAAPGTVENFEKLANEGFYNGVVFHRVIPGFVSQGGDPTGTGMGGPGYTIKCETEGNPHTHQEGSLSMAHAGKDTGGSQFFIVHEPQPHLNGVHTVFGQVTSGIEAVKSMKNGDVMEKVEVFDV encoded by the coding sequence TTGGCGAAAAAAGGCTATATTCAAATGAAAGACGGAGCGAAAATCGAATTCGACTTGTTTCCGGAGGCAGCACCAGGTACAGTAGAAAACTTCGAGAAACTAGCGAATGAAGGATTTTATAACGGTGTTGTATTCCACCGTGTTATTCCGGGATTTGTAAGCCAGGGCGGCGATCCGACTGGAACAGGAATGGGCGGTCCGGGTTACACAATCAAATGCGAAACAGAAGGAAACCCGCATACACATCAGGAAGGGTCTCTATCTATGGCACATGCAGGAAAAGACACAGGCGGCAGCCAGTTCTTTATCGTTCATGAGCCGCAGCCTCATTTGAATGGCGTTCATACTGTTTTTGGCCAGGTAACATCAGGCATCGAAGCTGTAAAGTCTATGAAAAATGGCGATGTAATGGAAAAAGTAGAAGTATTCGACGTGTAA
- a CDS encoding amino acid ABC transporter ATP-binding protein yields MISVKNLKKSFGDNEVLKDISLDVSPQEVVVVIGPSGSGKSTFIRCLNMLETIDGGHVIIDGKDLTDKKTNINEVRTDVGMVFQHFNLFPHKTILENVTLAPINVRGVKKAEAEEKARVLLAKVGLAEKASAYPDSLSGGQKQRVAIARALAMEPKIMLFDEPTSALDPEMVGEVLEVMKQLAKDGMTMIVVTHEMGFAREVGDRVIFMDNGYVVEQNEPKALFDAPQHERTKAFLSKVL; encoded by the coding sequence ATGATAAGCGTTAAAAACTTAAAAAAATCTTTTGGCGACAATGAAGTGCTGAAAGACATTTCCCTTGATGTATCACCGCAGGAAGTGGTAGTGGTTATTGGTCCATCCGGATCAGGAAAATCAACGTTTATCCGCTGCTTAAACATGCTGGAAACAATTGATGGCGGGCACGTAATCATTGATGGAAAAGATTTAACCGATAAGAAAACAAATATTAACGAGGTTCGGACAGACGTAGGAATGGTGTTTCAGCACTTTAACTTATTCCCTCACAAAACGATTCTTGAAAATGTTACACTCGCCCCCATCAATGTACGGGGGGTAAAAAAAGCAGAAGCAGAAGAAAAAGCGCGGGTCCTGCTGGCCAAAGTAGGTCTTGCCGAAAAAGCCTCTGCTTATCCGGATTCACTTTCCGGGGGACAAAAGCAGCGTGTGGCGATTGCGCGTGCACTTGCGATGGAGCCGAAGATCATGCTGTTTGATGAACCAACATCGGCTCTTGACCCTGAAATGGTCGGGGAAGTGCTGGAAGTCATGAAGCAGCTCGCTAAGGACGGGATGACCATGATTGTCGTAACGCATGAAATGGGCTTTGCCCGTGAAGTGGGTGACCGGGTTATTTTTATGGATAATGGCTATGTTGTGGAACAAAACGAACCGAAAGCGCTGTTTGATGCTCCTCAGCACGAACGGACGAAAGCCTTTTTAAGCAAGGTACTATAA
- a CDS encoding basic amino acid ABC transporter substrate-binding protein, translated as MTYSFKKAAAAIMASTALLLAACGGGEEEKGSSPSEEKKVLNVGTEATFAPFEFMDKGEVSGFDVDLLNAAAEEAGYDVNIQNTGWDSMLAGLQSGQLDIGMSGITITDERKETYDFSVPYFESVTMIVYKEGTDIKAAEDLKGKKIGVQNGTTGQFAAESIVGVNNNAISKYETAALMFQALQSGDVEAVVTDIAVALEYEKSNPNAGVKTVTDDQFAAEYYGIAFPKGSEYKDDFDKALNTLYENGKYAEIYEKWFDEAPDMETLKKAAQ; from the coding sequence ATGACCTATTCATTTAAAAAAGCAGCAGCCGCTATCATGGCCAGCACTGCTTTGCTGTTAGCAGCGTGCGGCGGCGGAGAAGAAGAAAAGGGCAGCAGTCCTTCTGAAGAGAAAAAGGTACTTAATGTTGGAACGGAAGCTACATTCGCTCCGTTTGAATTTATGGATAAAGGTGAAGTATCCGGATTTGACGTAGATCTTTTAAATGCCGCAGCAGAAGAAGCTGGCTATGACGTCAACATTCAAAATACAGGATGGGATTCCATGCTTGCCGGTCTTCAAAGCGGACAGCTTGATATCGGCATGTCAGGCATCACTATCACCGATGAACGTAAAGAAACATATGATTTCTCTGTTCCATATTTTGAATCTGTAACGATGATCGTCTACAAAGAAGGAACAGACATTAAAGCAGCGGAAGATTTAAAAGGAAAGAAAATTGGCGTTCAAAATGGAACAACTGGACAATTTGCAGCTGAAAGCATCGTGGGTGTAAACAACAATGCTATTTCAAAATATGAAACAGCCGCTCTGATGTTCCAAGCTCTTCAAAGTGGAGATGTTGAAGCTGTAGTAACAGATATTGCAGTAGCACTTGAATATGAAAAATCAAATCCGAATGCCGGTGTTAAAACGGTCACAGATGATCAGTTTGCAGCTGAATACTACGGTATTGCTTTCCCGAAAGGAAGCGAGTATAAAGACGATTTTGACAAAGCATTAAATACGCTTTACGAAAACGGTAAATACGCTGAAATCTACGAAAAATGGTTTGATGAAGCGCCAGATATGGAAACTTTAAAAAAAGCAGCGCAATAA
- a CDS encoding 2Fe-2S iron-sulfur cluster binding domain-containing protein yields MNREWTVGSLIPGRETRRAPLEPPARLAEEKQPSLDKLAAAVQWKQKEASCTVSVKPGITLLDAALEQGCSIDYKCRKGTCGRCAVDIFSGETFLSLRNEAEQKKLGASLRRLACQAVMREA; encoded by the coding sequence ATGAATAGGGAGTGGACGGTCGGTTCGCTCATTCCAGGCAGGGAAACACGGCGTGCACCGCTGGAGCCGCCGGCCCGCCTGGCGGAAGAAAAACAGCCATCTCTCGATAAGCTGGCAGCAGCTGTTCAATGGAAGCAAAAAGAAGCCTCCTGCACTGTATCAGTCAAGCCGGGTATTACACTGCTCGATGCGGCGCTTGAACAAGGGTGCAGCATAGATTACAAATGCCGCAAAGGAACATGCGGCCGATGTGCTGTGGATATTTTTTCAGGAGAAACCTTTCTCTCACTTAGAAATGAAGCCGAACAAAAAAAACTCGGCGCTTCTTTGCGCAGGCTGGCCTGCCAGGCGGTCATGAGAGAAGCGTAA
- a CDS encoding family 1 encapsulin nanocompartment shell protein yields MSKLHLYPDAPLSEADFDQLEQIMIEAARGQLTGRRFIELYGPLGRGVQSIHTDIFSEKSAAHMDLQGSFDTEVESSKRVNYTIPMLYKDFVLYWRDIEQAKALDIPIDFSAAANAARDVALLEDEMIFHGAAQFDIPGLMNVKGRQTHLISNWYESGTAFQDVVEARGKLMEMNHNGPYALVLSPELYALLHRVHRDTNVLEIEHVRELVTGGVFQSPVLKGKTGVLVNTGRNNLDLAVSEDFETAYLGEEGMNHPFRVYETAVLRIKRPSAICTFADPRDDE; encoded by the coding sequence ATGAGCAAATTACACTTATATCCAGACGCACCACTATCAGAGGCTGACTTTGATCAGCTGGAGCAAATTATGATTGAAGCGGCCAGAGGGCAATTAACAGGCCGGCGGTTCATTGAGTTATACGGCCCGCTTGGACGCGGCGTACAGAGCATTCACACAGACATTTTTTCTGAAAAAAGCGCAGCTCATATGGATTTGCAGGGATCGTTTGACACGGAAGTGGAATCATCCAAGCGCGTCAATTATACCATTCCTATGTTATATAAGGATTTTGTTTTGTACTGGCGTGACATTGAGCAGGCAAAAGCACTTGATATTCCGATCGACTTTTCCGCAGCAGCCAATGCAGCACGTGATGTGGCATTGCTCGAAGACGAAATGATTTTTCATGGCGCGGCCCAGTTTGACATACCTGGTTTAATGAATGTCAAAGGACGCCAGACACATTTAATCAGCAATTGGTACGAATCCGGAACCGCATTCCAGGACGTAGTGGAAGCACGTGGAAAGCTGATGGAGATGAACCATAACGGTCCGTATGCGCTTGTTCTGTCGCCAGAGCTGTATGCACTGCTGCACCGGGTACATCGCGATACAAACGTGCTCGAAATTGAGCATGTGCGTGAGCTTGTAACAGGCGGCGTTTTTCAATCGCCTGTTTTAAAAGGAAAAACAGGTGTGCTTGTGAATACAGGGCGTAATAATCTTGATTTGGCAGTATCGGAAGATTTCGAAACCGCTTATCTCGGCGAAGAAGGAATGAACCACCCATTCCGTGTATACGAAACGGCAGTGCTCCGGATCAAACGTCCATCTGCAATTTGTACATTCGCCGACCCAAGAGATGATGAATAG